One window of Penaeus chinensis breed Huanghai No. 1 chromosome 34, ASM1920278v2, whole genome shotgun sequence genomic DNA carries:
- the LOC125043968 gene encoding eukaryotic translation elongation factor 1 epsilon-1-like — MEKKVLTETAKYLGLGKVKIGTDETKITVEVGGKKTAGFVCGLLSLVRKEKATLEGSTFLEKSLTHNWLTYCATDLFHCPTYEAFYSCLKHIDRQLANRAFFCGNLLTIADVAVFVALHPFIINWSFQQKEQHVNISRWFDSMQSDTYLSKTYSNVKFSRTLLYDGTGRGH, encoded by the exons ATGGAGAAGAAAGTTCTTACTGAGACGGCGAAATATTTGGGACTGGGGAAGGTGAAGATTGGGACAGATGAAACTAAG ATTACAGTTGAGGTTGGAGGGAAAAAAACAGCAGGATTCGTTTGTGGATTACTGAGTCTTGTAAGAAAGGAGAAAGCTACCTTAGAGGGATCAACATTTTTGGAAAAGAGTCTCACCCACAATTGGCTAACATACTGTGCCACTGACCTCTTCCACTGTCCAACTTATGAG GCCTTTTATTCATGTTTGAAGCACATTGATAGACAGCTTGCCAACCGAGCATTCTTCTGCGGCAATTTACTAACCATTGCTGATGTGGCAGTATTTGTTGCCTTGCATCCATTTATTATTAACTGGTCTTTCCAGCAGAAG GAACAGCATGTCAACATTTCTCGATGGTTTGACTCCATGCAGAGTGACACGTACCTCAGCAAAACCTACTCAAATGTCAAGTTTTCCCGCACTCTGCTTTATGACGGAACTGGTAGAGGTCACTGA